In the genome of Chaetodon auriga isolate fChaAug3 chromosome 15, fChaAug3.hap1, whole genome shotgun sequence, one region contains:
- the LOC143332506 gene encoding uncharacterized protein LOC143332506 produces the protein MLQQILKDMYIDPDVLNALNEDQKKTLFLKMRQEQVRRWKEREEKMEREGGDAECKRTKPKKANSKNVSWLLGRDGDVAVIVIGEVDELSSRFICSGFGEKKAPSLQNNTYHQTILKSRKTTEPVRTERENFPPKAQPGISLNLKGKCEETSTLLPLPVSVSEHSSPPAAEKPELNSASATEEKSVPQPSICSRPPMRASPVNVRPASANAAPGSVNTRSGLANLRLAAATPSASPSSTVKIDSGTTLPTKGGLRAQEPQRLWESHGGKDIGASEASRRAASEEAGSSGSAPTCAGRGRVAQLMKTFSAESTTAPMQTPPRSIKPPLPTKPSHLRVTTTPTVR, from the exons ATGCTGCAGCAGATTTTAAAGGACATGTACATCGACCCTGATGTGCTGAATGCTCTTAACGAGGACCAGAAAAAGACTCTCTTCCTGAAAATGCGCCAGGAGCAGGTGAGGCGCTGGAAAGAGcgggaggagaaaatggagagagaagggggagatGCTGAGTGCAAGAGGACAAAGCCAAAAAAAG cCAACAGTAAGAATGTGAGCTGGCTGCTCGGCCGGGATGGAGACGTGGCCGTCATCGTGATCGGGGAGGTGGATGAGCTGAGCTCCAGATTCATCTGCTCAGGATTTGGAGAAAAGAAGGCGCCGAGTCTTCAGAACAACACATA CCATCAGACCATCCTGAAGAGCAGAAAAACCACAGAACCCGTCAGAACCGAGAGAGAGAACTTCCCTCCTAAAGCACAACCTGGAATCTCACTGAATTTAAAG GGGAAATGTGAGGAGACGAGCACTTTACTCCCTCTGCCG GTGTCAGTGAGCGAGCATTCATCACCCCCAGCAGCAGAAAAG CCCGAGCTGAATTCAGCCAGTGCGACTGAGGAGAAGTCAGTTCCCCAGCCCTCCATCTGCTCCAGGCCTCCCATGAGAGCTAGCCCTGTCAATGTGAGACCAGCTTCTGCAAATGCAGCGCCAGGCTCTGTCAACACAAGATCCGGCCTCGCAAATCTGAGGCTGGCCGCCGCCACACCATCAGCTTCCCCCAGCAGCACTGTCAAAATAGACTCTGGAACAACGTTACCCACCAAAGGTGGCCTGCGTGCACAGGAACCTCAGAGGCTCTGGGAATCACACGGTGGGAAAG ATATTGGTGCATCAGAAGCGTCTCGGAGGGCTGCCTCGGAGGAGGCCGGGTCATCAGGGAGCGCACCAACCTGCGCAGGGCGTGGCCGGGTGGCTCAGCTGATGAAAACCTTCAGCGCTGAAAGCACTACAGCCCCCATGCAGACCCCCCCTCGCAGCATCAAGCCTCCTCTCCCCACCAAGCCGAGCCACTTGCGTGTAACGACCACACCTACGGTGAGGTAA